In Phoenix dactylifera cultivar Barhee BC4 chromosome 11, palm_55x_up_171113_PBpolish2nd_filt_p, whole genome shotgun sequence, the following are encoded in one genomic region:
- the LOC103710492 gene encoding endoplasmic reticulum-Golgi intermediate compartment protein 3 — MGVRLQSLRNIDAFPRAEEHLLKKTHSGAIVSIIGLTIMATLFVHELKYYLTTYTVHQMSVDLKRGETLPIHINMTFPALPCEVLSVDAIDMSGKHEVDLDTNIWKLRMSKEGHIIGTEYLSDLVEKEHSAHKHDDSNDHHEDSSQEKHEHGFGSDAEKMIKNVKHAIQNGEGCRVYGVLDVQRVAGNFHISVHGLSIHVAQQIFDGLKDVNVSHVIHDLSFGPTYPGIHNPLDGTTRILHDTSGTFKYYIKIVPTEYRYLSKAVLPTNQFSVTEYFIPLREIERSWPAVYFLYDLSPITVTIKEERPSFLHFITRLCAVLGGTFALTGMLDRWMYRIIEAATKSKSRSILR; from the exons ATGGGTGTGAGGCTGCAATCCTTGAGGAATATCGATGCATTTCCACGTGCAGAGGAGCACTTGTTAAAGAAGACTCACTCTGGAGCTATTG TTTCCATTATTGGCCTCACCATCATGGCCACCTTGTTTGTGCACGAGCTAAAGTATTACCTCACCACTTACACCGTGCATCAG ATGTCTGTAGATCTGAAACGAGGagaaactcttccaattcatatAAACATGACATTCCCCGCATTACCTTGTGAAG TCTTGAGCGTGGACGCTATTGACATGTCTGGCAAACATGAGGTGGACTTGGATACAAACATATGGAAG CTTCGCATGAGTAAAGAGGGTCACATTATTGGCACTGAGTACTTGTCCGATCTTGTTGAAAAGGAGCACTCTGCTCACAAGCATG ATGATAGTAATGATCATCATGAGGATTCCTCTCAAGAGAAACATGAACATGGTTTTGGCTCGGATGCTGAAAAGATGATTAAGAATGTAAAACATGCAATTCAGAATGGTGAAGGATGCCGA GTATATGGGGTTTTAGATGTGCAGAGGGTTGCTGGGAACTTTCATATCTCAGTCCATGGGTTAAGCATTCATGTTGCTCAACAG ATTTTTGACGGATTAAAAGACGTAAATGTCAGTCATGTGATTCATGATTTGTCATTTGGTCCAACATACCCAGGGATTCATAATCCTCTTGATGGAACTACGAGAATCCTGCATGATACAAGTGGTACTTTCAAATATTATATCAAG ATCGTTCCAACGGAATACAGATATCTTTCAAAGGCAGTATTGCCTACAAATCAGTTTTCTGTCACAGAATACTTCATTCCATTGCGTGAGATTGAAAGGTCCTGGCCAG CTGTCTACTTCTTGTATGATCTTTCCCCTATCACTGTGACAATAAAAGAGGAGCGCCCaagttttcttcattttattactCGTCTTTGTGCGGTGCTTGGTGGTACATTTGCTCTGACAG